The following proteins are co-located in the Bacteroidales bacterium genome:
- a CDS encoding TonB-dependent receptor produces MTLLKYTTLLFFPLLLLSNLTLAQQGDSQIHGSVFGPGNEPAMYSTIMLLNKDSVLVKGTLSSEEGSFLLEKIVAGDYFVQIRNLEYKTYVSSKLSLKPNEKLTLERITLLPAITQLDAVEVTSTKALVEVHADKMVFNVSSSINASGNNGLELIGKSPGVIVDMDNNIILQGKSGVLVFVNGRPSRLSGSDLTNFLESMRSENIESIEIITNPSSKYDAEGTAGIINIVLKKNVNLGFNGNLTGSYVQGKYSRINAGTSLSHSGEKINVFTNLNYTDNNWQDNFTEIALQNGFLLDKKSRGLNNRKGYNFSGGMDYTINARQTFSLDGRVFINNRDNVLRSTTGIFDGSNGVNDEILQAAALDKNPSENYNLNLNYRFAVSSSSNLSADISLGKYSSNKNTQQPNDYFDPTTDLILRSFDKEYDQDTEIDLWSAMLDYEKKFKTVTLSAGAKYSYIKTGNELAFYNLENGQPIFDISRSNDFTYTEKVAALYLMMNARPSDKVTINAGLRMENTSSLGVLDSGIPTQDSEVERNYLDFFPNVGISFDNKNNSVISASYGKRITRPNYQDLNPFESRMSELSSWKGNPFLNPNYITNYQLTYAFKRKLIISNTYSITKDFFATIFEIRDEKGSVLIPRNLQKATNNGLSVSYPLTVSKWWEFSSFLVYNIATYKGELEGTQIDLKSNQYSFRLQNNLKLPGGVAMELTSNIWGPWIWRGSVEVEGSYSVNIGIRKDFFERKLMIQLTGNDIFRSSSDFYYKSRYGGMEVDGVRTFDNQRVGINATYNFGNQQAKARKRSRSAIDDELNRISD; encoded by the coding sequence ATGACTCTGTTAAAGTACACCACATTACTTTTCTTTCCCTTATTGTTACTGAGCAACTTAACACTGGCTCAGCAAGGTGATTCGCAAATACATGGCTCTGTATTCGGACCCGGCAACGAACCGGCAATGTATTCCACCATCATGCTGCTCAACAAAGACTCGGTGTTGGTTAAAGGCACTTTAAGCAGTGAAGAAGGCTCGTTTCTGCTCGAAAAGATAGTAGCAGGCGATTATTTTGTCCAGATCAGGAATCTGGAATACAAAACTTATGTATCAAGCAAGTTATCACTCAAACCCAATGAGAAGTTAACGCTGGAGCGAATTACACTTTTACCGGCTATTACCCAGTTGGATGCTGTGGAGGTTACTTCCACCAAAGCGCTCGTTGAAGTTCATGCCGACAAAATGGTTTTTAATGTATCCAGCAGCATCAATGCATCCGGGAACAACGGACTGGAACTCATTGGCAAATCACCGGGTGTGATCGTAGATATGGACAACAACATCATTTTGCAAGGCAAAAGCGGTGTGCTGGTTTTTGTAAATGGGCGGCCAAGCCGCCTCTCAGGCAGCGATCTTACAAACTTTTTGGAAAGTATGCGTTCTGAGAATATTGAATCCATTGAGATCATCACCAATCCGTCTTCAAAATATGACGCCGAAGGCACAGCCGGAATTATAAATATTGTGCTGAAAAAGAACGTCAATCTCGGTTTTAACGGCAACCTTACCGGAAGCTATGTTCAAGGAAAATATTCTCGGATTAACGCGGGAACTTCATTAAGCCATAGCGGAGAAAAAATCAACGTGTTCACAAATTTGAATTACACAGACAATAACTGGCAGGACAATTTTACAGAGATTGCCTTGCAAAACGGATTTCTTTTAGACAAGAAGTCGAGAGGCTTAAACAACCGTAAAGGATATAATTTTTCCGGCGGGATGGACTATACCATCAATGCAAGGCAAACATTCAGCCTCGATGGCAGGGTGTTTATCAACAACAGGGATAATGTACTGCGAAGCACTACGGGCATTTTTGACGGATCAAACGGTGTAAACGATGAAATTCTCCAGGCTGCAGCGCTTGATAAAAACCCAAGTGAAAATTATAACCTGAACCTGAATTACAGGTTTGCAGTCAGCAGCAGCTCCAATCTTTCGGCTGATATTAGCCTGGGTAAATATTCCAGCAATAAGAACACACAGCAGCCAAATGATTATTTTGATCCAACAACAGATTTAATTCTGCGGTCCTTTGATAAAGAATATGATCAGGACACTGAAATTGATTTGTGGTCGGCAATGCTGGACTATGAAAAGAAATTCAAAACAGTGACATTATCAGCGGGAGCGAAGTATTCATACATCAAAACCGGCAATGAGCTTGCTTTTTACAATCTCGAAAACGGACAGCCCATTTTTGATATCAGCCGTAGCAATGACTTCACGTATACAGAAAAAGTGGCTGCACTTTACCTTATGATGAATGCCAGGCCTTCGGACAAAGTCACCATCAATGCCGGGCTTAGAATGGAAAACACATCTTCGCTGGGGGTTCTGGATAGCGGCATCCCAACGCAAGACAGCGAAGTAGAAAGAAATTATCTTGATTTTTTTCCCAATGTGGGCATCTCCTTTGACAACAAGAATAACAGCGTGATCAGCGCCAGTTACGGAAAACGGATCACAAGGCCCAACTACCAGGATTTAAATCCTTTCGAATCGAGGATGAGTGAATTGTCGTCATGGAAAGGCAACCCTTTTCTGAACCCCAACTACATTACAAATTATCAGCTTACATACGCGTTCAAACGTAAGCTGATCATTTCGAACACCTACAGCATTACTAAAGATTTCTTTGCAACCATTTTTGAAATCAGGGATGAAAAAGGAAGTGTGCTTATCCCCCGCAACCTGCAAAAAGCCACCAACAATGGCCTTTCAGTAAGTTATCCGCTTACGGTTTCAAAATGGTGGGAGTTTTCATCCTTCCTGGTTTACAATATTGCTACTTACAAAGGCGAACTGGAAGGAACGCAGATTGACCTGAAATCAAATCAATACAGTTTTCGCTTGCAAAACAACCTGAAGTTGCCGGGGGGAGTAGCCATGGAACTCACTTCCAATATCTGGGGGCCCTGGATCTGGCGTGGATCAGTGGAAGTTGAAGGATCGTACAGTGTAAACATTGGGATCAGAAAAGATTTCTTTGAACGCAAACTGATGATCCAACTTACCGGAAACGATATTTTCAGAAGTTCCAGTGATTTTTACTACAAAAGTCGCTATGGCGGGATGGAAGTTGATGGGGTCAGAACTTTCGATAACCAACGGGTTGGCATCAACGCCACTTATAATTTCGGTAATCAGCAGGCCAAAGCCAGGAAAAGGAGCCGTTCGGCAATAGATGATGAATTAAACAGGATAAGCGACTAA
- a CDS encoding T9SS type A sorting domain-containing protein: protein MLREQRIIHTVTRLDAKIPPLNWIDITDNARLAGFNGLGRDTTVTFYFHNDVEKEHIAIITLNNAENAVTQAMYKYISPCPADSIHLSNFVIGENDSECFGATNHITIQDVTVDSGGSLTLIAGNYIAIASEFNVALNGYFHACISDEFCTLPPQLLASHSIMPVQPEMESTEHSAQALRIFPNPTSGEFTIDLGKETEGSPTTIIIYNMIGEIILKEEADSNLLRYSLAGYPTGIYVILIMNSETSVNTLIYTQ from the coding sequence GTGCTGCGGGAACAACGCATCATACACACAGTAACCCGCCTTGATGCCAAAATCCCCCCGCTCAACTGGATAGACATCACCGATAACGCCAGACTGGCCGGTTTCAACGGTCTGGGGCGTGACACCACCGTTACCTTCTATTTTCACAACGACGTGGAAAAGGAACACATCGCCATTATAACCTTAAACAATGCAGAGAATGCGGTCACACAGGCGATGTACAAATACATTTCCCCATGCCCTGCTGATAGCATCCACTTGAGCAACTTCGTTATTGGAGAAAATGACAGCGAATGTTTTGGCGCAACCAACCACATCACTATACAGGATGTTACAGTGGATTCTGGAGGCAGCCTGACGTTAATCGCCGGCAATTATATCGCTATTGCTTCGGAATTTAATGTTGCCCTCAATGGTTATTTTCATGCCTGTATTTCTGATGAATTCTGTACGCTTCCGCCCCAACTTCTTGCTAGTCATTCAATCATGCCTGTGCAGCCGGAGATGGAATCAACAGAACATTCCGCACAAGCGTTGAGGATTTTCCCCAATCCAACATCCGGGGAATTTACTATTGACCTTGGTAAGGAAACGGAAGGTTCTCCAACTACTATTATCATCTATAACATGATAGGTGAAATAATCCTGAAGGAGGAAGCTGATTCAAACCTGCTTAGGTATAGCCTTGCAGGTTATCCAACCGGAATCTATGTAATCTTGATAATGAATAGCGAAACATCAGTTAATACTTTAATTTATACTCAATAA
- a CDS encoding S8 family serine peptidase — MKLIKSTNYTALARRLPFKKVALLLLLTFSVSYLSASLVQDPCDIFRNHGQGYRTSIASVTLNQDDSHTITLLVSNDGCAAPGCKGLSHYSVQALPGTYSNISVEVVSGSMTYTSIDMGPNLGADPIMGFKINGIDGIGGGVAGEFKVTYTLTGGLQNQKALVKAGPNRLIVSFIISHFQSILECGDVNIYPYYEPPVGGKLESSLIGPELTSLHDVYINSGPVVSDNIFRVDEENVLIRVFALPAQLPDLLNILISEPYGLTEEIIIPELNAITGWFPVANLLLIDTLETYVNYARPEYPPQSNSGLVTSQGDISMRSDFARDVFNVRGAGAKVGVLSDSYNKKFGNPANDDVLKGDLPGIATDPNGNLVPNPLNDTEVDVLKDYPYIGSDEGRAMLQIIHDIAPEANLAFRTGFINPVDFAAGIIELKDAGCNVIVDDITYITEPFFKDGIVAEAVNTVVAEGVTYFSAAGNFGSKSYENTFFPGNPPSGLTGVAHNFAGDDGDDIMQSISVDEGNYLVVLQWDDGSDFGSTTTDMDIYLANTGGTTLFGFNRVNTGGDPIEVLPFTVGPGGAEANLVIMKSSGAENVRFKYIVFRGQLTMNEYAGTGSSTIVGQANAEGAIAVGAVLYSNTPEYGVDPPTVASFSSRGGTLINGVDRLKPEISGPNGVNTTVDLGGFDFEGDLFPNFFGTSAAAPHAAGLAALLFEAKSKFYSTTISPEEVREILTTTALDMGSPGYDPASGYGFIQADAALLTLANPSPLLSSLSYDTTLMPGVDTLLITIKGKYLAQGSQVYFNGEPMDTETILYGDTAVTTIVLPFFDLYPTIQVNNPPSALTNGEDGGLSNSIYFTTKETLLITIDDKIKKYGEILPDFTANYSVETLNGSYTLAEAGLNSDEIARVLSIPFEAQNVTPLSNSGFWAITASASDPLNPGSGIIATDSLDLALLDRYDFVFVNGFLSIENIDLLVKPQDLTLTYGEPIEGLEFDYIFNNDPNNPLNIPDEINNQILSLLQVGHATALVNGKATALVNTPAEALVNRSFMISATALVNTTDLVDVIFENPDLLFDSAALVNGLATALVNGQATALVNARALVAGQATALVNGQATALVNAASLGQATALVNTTTFNATNNKESVIMLTEEDIYILAGITQGEITLISVNLIPETSVGTYWVIAGTLVTNNFNVTYEPGTITFLAAPASINILEESLTQTYSGNPITPVIATDPEGLIVDLTYNGLSDVPVNAGTYLVEAFVNDANYYGSVSANLNIAPVLLSITANNVEKNYGETDPPLTYEITGGSLIGDDELTGELVREPGEEAGSYAVLQGNLSSSANYSIGNFTSGDFIIHPASLIVSIETTFIYAGDPLPVFEYLFEGFEFDDDETVLSSLDFYMNPVFKGAAGIYTVFPVASAANYVIIPIEGTLYVNPFGPGTQQIMPTILCVEEISPVNGFTHIAYFGYTNRNSTAVYIPGGADNFLSSSGFFNGTELPDLFQPGKGSFAVPFDGNLLVWAVASYDHKGQKRTGLSRAHWSTIKCTKSEEVTEDEVLTEPGQMLEIYPNPTTAEVYINQTNSRIDARDVALYDIMGNQISAPVKKISDGLIKIDLSGLRAGVYIGRINHSKDVETFRIVKR, encoded by the coding sequence ATGAAACTGATAAAATCTACAAATTACACCGCTTTAGCCAGGCGGTTGCCTTTTAAAAAAGTCGCGTTGCTTTTACTTCTGACTTTTTCTGTTAGTTACCTATCTGCAAGTCTTGTGCAGGATCCCTGTGACATATTCAGGAACCACGGCCAAGGTTACAGAACAAGCATTGCTTCGGTTACACTGAATCAAGACGACAGCCATACGATCACCCTGTTGGTTTCAAACGATGGCTGTGCTGCACCCGGTTGTAAGGGATTATCTCATTATTCGGTTCAGGCTTTGCCAGGTACTTATTCCAATATTTCTGTTGAAGTTGTTTCTGGTTCAATGACTTATACCAGTATTGATATGGGGCCAAATCTTGGGGCCGATCCTATTATGGGGTTTAAAATCAATGGTATTGATGGAATAGGTGGAGGCGTTGCCGGTGAATTCAAAGTGACATATACCCTTACCGGGGGGCTGCAAAACCAAAAAGCCCTGGTCAAAGCAGGACCGAACAGACTGATTGTTAGTTTTATTATTTCACATTTCCAGTCAATACTTGAGTGTGGCGATGTAAACATTTATCCATATTACGAACCACCAGTTGGGGGGAAGCTGGAAAGCTCATTGATCGGTCCAGAATTAACATCACTTCACGATGTTTATATAAATTCCGGCCCGGTGGTTTCAGATAATATTTTCAGGGTTGATGAGGAAAATGTCTTAATCCGCGTGTTCGCCTTGCCGGCACAATTGCCAGATTTGTTAAATATTCTGATTTCAGAACCTTATGGCCTTACTGAAGAAATTATTATTCCTGAGCTGAATGCCATCACCGGTTGGTTTCCTGTTGCCAACCTTCTGCTGATTGATACATTGGAAACGTACGTAAATTATGCACGTCCCGAGTATCCGCCTCAGAGCAACAGCGGGCTTGTAACTTCACAGGGCGATATTTCAATGCGCTCAGATTTTGCCCGCGATGTTTTCAACGTCAGGGGAGCAGGCGCTAAAGTGGGTGTTTTATCCGACAGCTATAATAAGAAATTTGGGAACCCTGCAAACGACGATGTTTTAAAAGGCGACTTGCCCGGCATAGCAACAGACCCTAATGGAAACCTGGTTCCCAATCCGCTAAATGACACAGAGGTGGATGTGCTGAAAGATTATCCATACATAGGTTCGGATGAAGGCCGGGCAATGTTGCAGATTATTCATGACATTGCGCCTGAAGCGAACCTTGCCTTCCGCACAGGCTTTATCAATCCGGTTGATTTTGCCGCCGGGATCATTGAATTGAAAGATGCCGGTTGCAATGTCATTGTTGATGACATCACTTATATTACCGAACCGTTCTTCAAAGATGGCATCGTTGCCGAAGCGGTAAATACTGTTGTAGCCGAAGGAGTCACTTATTTCTCGGCAGCAGGCAATTTTGGAAGCAAGTCATATGAAAACACATTTTTCCCCGGCAATCCTCCTTCAGGATTAACCGGTGTGGCACACAACTTTGCCGGCGATGACGGAGATGATATAATGCAAAGCATTTCTGTGGATGAAGGCAATTACCTTGTGGTGTTGCAATGGGATGATGGTTCAGATTTTGGATCAACCACCACTGATATGGACATTTATCTTGCCAATACAGGCGGAACAACATTGTTTGGATTTAACCGTGTAAATACCGGTGGCGACCCAATTGAGGTATTGCCATTTACTGTCGGGCCTGGAGGCGCAGAAGCCAATCTTGTTATTATGAAGTCCAGCGGTGCAGAAAACGTGAGATTTAAATACATTGTATTTCGTGGTCAATTGACCATGAATGAATATGCTGGTACCGGAAGTTCAACCATTGTTGGACAGGCAAATGCCGAAGGAGCAATCGCCGTGGGGGCGGTGCTTTACAGCAATACTCCGGAATATGGTGTTGATCCCCCAACCGTTGCTTCATTCTCATCGCGCGGAGGAACGCTTATCAATGGCGTTGACAGATTGAAACCTGAAATCTCAGGCCCAAACGGTGTGAACACGACCGTTGATTTGGGTGGATTTGATTTTGAAGGTGATCTCTTCCCTAATTTTTTCGGAACATCGGCGGCAGCGCCTCATGCTGCCGGATTAGCAGCCCTGTTGTTTGAAGCCAAATCGAAATTCTATAGTACTACCATCAGCCCCGAAGAGGTGCGGGAAATTCTTACTACGACTGCATTGGATATGGGAAGCCCGGGTTATGATCCTGCTTCCGGCTATGGGTTCATACAGGCTGACGCTGCTTTGCTAACCCTGGCTAATCCATCGCCGCTACTTTCTAGTCTTTCGTACGACACCACACTGATGCCTGGTGTTGATACCCTTCTTATCACGATTAAAGGCAAATACCTTGCCCAGGGTTCGCAGGTGTATTTTAATGGCGAACCAATGGATACGGAAACTATATTGTATGGCGACACGGCTGTAACAACCATTGTTCTGCCATTTTTTGATTTATATCCTACCATACAGGTAAATAACCCTCCAAGTGCGTTGACAAACGGAGAAGATGGAGGATTATCAAATTCAATTTATTTTACCACCAAAGAAACCCTGTTAATTACAATTGATGATAAAATAAAAAAATACGGCGAAATTCTTCCTGACTTTACTGCAAATTATTCCGTTGAAACTTTAAACGGAAGCTATACTCTTGCTGAGGCTGGCCTTAATTCTGACGAAATTGCCCGGGTTTTGAGCATTCCTTTTGAAGCCCAAAACGTAACACCTTTATCCAATTCCGGTTTTTGGGCAATTACTGCTTCAGCTTCCGATCCGCTGAATCCGGGAAGCGGTATTATTGCAACTGACTCTCTTGATCTGGCGCTGCTTGATCGCTATGATTTCGTATTTGTTAATGGATTCCTGAGTATCGAAAACATTGATCTCCTGGTAAAACCACAGGATCTCACACTTACTTATGGCGAACCTATTGAGGGATTAGAGTTTGATTATATTTTTAACAACGATCCCAATAATCCTTTGAATATTCCTGATGAAATTAATAATCAGATCCTTTCATTGTTACAGGTTGGCCATGCCACAGCCCTGGTAAATGGAAAAGCTACAGCCCTTGTAAATACTCCGGCAGAGGCATTGGTAAACAGGAGCTTCATGATCTCTGCCACGGCCCTGGTCAATACAACTGATCTGGTTGATGTGATCTTTGAGAATCCGGACCTGTTGTTTGATTCAGCAGCGCTTGTCAATGGCCTCGCCACAGCATTGGTAAACGGCCAGGCCACAGCTTTGGTGAATGCCCGGGCGCTGGTTGCCGGTCAGGCTACCGCGTTGGTAAACGGCCAGGCCACCGCATTGGTAAATGCAGCATCCCTTGGTCAGGCTACTGCGCTGGTCAACACAACCACGTTTAATGCTACAAACAATAAGGAATCTGTAATAATGCTTACTGAGGAAGATATCTACATCCTGGCTGGAATCACACAAGGTGAAATCACATTGATTTCAGTCAATTTGATTCCTGAAACCTCGGTTGGCACTTATTGGGTTATTGCCGGAACGCTTGTCACAAATAACTTCAATGTTACTTACGAACCCGGAACAATTACGTTCCTGGCTGCACCTGCCAGCATTAACATTCTTGAAGAGAGCCTCACACAAACGTATTCCGGAAATCCCATAACGCCTGTTATTGCGACCGATCCCGAAGGCTTGATCGTTGACCTGACCTACAATGGTTTATCCGATGTTCCGGTAAATGCCGGAACTTACCTGGTTGAGGCATTTGTTAATGACGCGAATTATTACGGCAGCGTGTCTGCTAACCTAAACATTGCACCTGTACTGCTCAGCATCACTGCCAACAATGTTGAAAAAAACTACGGAGAAACTGATCCGCCACTCACATACGAGATAACCGGTGGAAGCTTGATAGGAGATGATGAATTAACAGGCGAATTGGTTCGTGAGCCGGGCGAAGAAGCTGGTTCGTATGCTGTACTTCAGGGTAATTTAAGCTCAAGTGCGAATTATTCAATCGGCAATTTCACTTCTGGGGATTTCATTATCCATCCCGCATCATTGATAGTCTCCATTGAAACCACTTTCATATATGCCGGAGACCCTTTGCCCGTGTTCGAATATCTTTTTGAAGGATTTGAATTTGATGATGATGAAACCGTGCTTAGCAGCCTTGATTTCTATATGAATCCTGTTTTTAAAGGCGCTGCCGGCATTTACACTGTTTTTCCTGTTGCCTCAGCCGCCAATTATGTAATAATTCCGATAGAAGGAACATTGTACGTTAATCCGTTTGGACCTGGCACCCAGCAAATCATGCCCACTATCCTTTGCGTTGAAGAAATATCACCGGTGAACGGCTTTACACATATTGCTTATTTTGGCTATACAAACAGGAATAGCACCGCAGTATATATTCCAGGAGGAGCCGATAACTTCCTTTCATCTTCGGGCTTTTTTAATGGTACCGAACTCCCGGATTTGTTTCAGCCTGGTAAAGGATCTTTTGCGGTTCCCTTTGATGGCAATCTTTTGGTATGGGCTGTAGCAAGCTATGATCACAAGGGTCAGAAACGTACAGGTCTTTCACGAGCCCATTGGAGTACAATAAAATGTACTAAATCGGAAGAAGTAACAGAGGATGAGGTTCTGACAGAACCTGGACAGATGCTGGAGATTTATCCAAACCCTACCACAGCAGAGGTTTATATCAATCAAACAAATAGCCGGATTGATGCCCGGGATGTGGCGCTTTATGACATCATGGGAAATCAAATATCGGCCCCGGTAAAGAAAATCTCAGATGGCCTTATAAAGATTGATCTGTCCGGGTTGAGGGCGGGCGTTTATATTGGCCGTATCAACCATTCAAAGGATGTTGAAACCTTCCGGATAGTGAAGCGCTGA
- a CDS encoding tetratricopeptide repeat protein — MIRVVFLTLLFLCNLFVFAQSNEIDSLKSVIELLPNDSSKVNKTIHLSSLYYRTNPSEAVRYATIAEEMAAEINFPEGIAYAQKSIGMGHYFHGNYIDALVSWQQSLKTFESIGDKLGVANMLNNLGAVHFNQGDDSKAIEYYLQSLQVSEELDDKLRIATALVNIGAVYFNKKVTHDMSLRYYLQSLPLSEELGDFDAIGTASVNMGLIYLEREEIDSAQVFFEKALEAYKQSRFGNVPYALNSLGKVYALRGDYENAIRYQEEAYALAESIDARLEMAQASLGLANTHDLKGDVKAAIASFDKAKSIAEEISAGYQIKDAYEGLAASYAKTSDFGNAFKYQNLLTNIKDTLYNAEMDKRIQSMTLNFDLEKKQGEIEILTKDKALQELDLQRQKAIRNYTGIVGVLLLIMAAGLFHRYRYTQKTNKIIALERDRSDKLLLNILPHETAEELKEKGSATPRHYEMVSVLFTDFKGFTTIAEKLSPQELVEELNQCFLEFDHIIDKHNLEKIKTIGDAYMCAGGIPAENSTNPVDVVKAGLEIKKYMDKLKSEKETRGEGYWEIRIGIHTGPVIAGVVGKNKFAYDIWGDAVNTASRMESSGIPGKVNISGTTYNLVKDHFNCSHRGKIAAKNKGEIDMYIVESVREPVEVEEVVLV, encoded by the coding sequence ATGATACGAGTTGTATTTTTAACACTACTTTTTCTTTGCAACTTGTTTGTTTTTGCGCAATCAAATGAGATTGACAGCCTAAAATCTGTCATTGAGCTATTGCCCAACGACAGTTCAAAAGTTAATAAAACCATTCATTTAAGCAGCCTTTACTACCGGACCAATCCTTCAGAGGCTGTTCGCTACGCCACCATAGCCGAAGAAATGGCCGCGGAAATTAACTTCCCCGAGGGTATTGCCTATGCCCAGAAAAGCATAGGAATGGGTCATTATTTTCATGGAAATTATATTGATGCGCTGGTATCTTGGCAACAATCATTAAAAACATTTGAATCCATTGGCGACAAACTTGGGGTCGCCAATATGCTCAACAACCTTGGAGCGGTTCATTTCAACCAGGGTGACGACAGCAAAGCCATTGAATATTACCTGCAATCGCTTCAGGTTTCTGAAGAATTGGACGATAAGCTAAGGATAGCCACAGCCCTGGTAAATATAGGCGCAGTCTATTTTAATAAAAAAGTAACCCACGATATGTCGCTCAGATATTATCTCCAGTCATTGCCTTTAAGCGAAGAACTGGGCGATTTTGATGCCATTGGAACCGCTTCGGTGAACATGGGACTTATTTACCTTGAGCGGGAAGAAATTGACTCAGCACAGGTTTTCTTTGAGAAAGCGCTGGAAGCATATAAGCAGTCGCGATTTGGAAATGTACCTTATGCCCTGAACAGTCTTGGTAAGGTTTACGCGCTGAGGGGCGATTATGAAAATGCCATACGTTATCAGGAAGAGGCCTACGCATTGGCTGAGAGCATTGATGCAAGGCTGGAAATGGCTCAAGCCTCTCTCGGATTAGCCAATACGCATGATTTGAAGGGCGATGTTAAAGCCGCTATTGCCTCATTTGATAAAGCAAAATCTATTGCCGAAGAAATAAGTGCGGGTTATCAGATCAAAGATGCCTACGAAGGTTTAGCGGCCAGTTATGCCAAAACCAGTGATTTCGGTAACGCTTTCAAATACCAGAATTTGCTTACAAACATCAAGGATACACTGTATAATGCCGAAATGGATAAAAGAATTCAGTCAATGACCCTGAACTTTGACCTCGAAAAAAAACAGGGAGAGATTGAGATTCTCACCAAGGACAAAGCACTGCAGGAGCTGGATTTGCAAAGACAAAAAGCCATCAGGAATTATACCGGGATAGTTGGGGTCTTATTGTTGATTATGGCTGCCGGTTTGTTTCACCGGTATCGCTACACGCAGAAAACAAACAAGATCATTGCTTTGGAAAGAGACCGCTCAGACAAGCTTTTGCTTAATATCTTGCCCCACGAAACTGCCGAGGAACTGAAGGAAAAAGGATCGGCAACCCCCAGGCATTATGAAATGGTTTCGGTATTGTTTACCGATTTTAAAGGCTTTACAACCATTGCCGAAAAACTTTCTCCACAGGAACTTGTTGAAGAGCTGAACCAATGTTTCCTTGAATTCGACCATATTATTGATAAACACAATCTCGAAAAAATCAAGACCATCGGCGATGCGTACATGTGCGCAGGAGGCATTCCGGCTGAAAACTCGACAAACCCTGTTGATGTTGTGAAAGCAGGACTTGAGATCAAAAAATATATGGACAAGTTGAAAAGCGAAAAAGAAACAAGAGGCGAAGGTTATTGGGAAATCAGGATAGGAATCCATACCGGGCCGGTAATTGCCGGAGTGGTTGGCAAAAACAAGTTTGCTTACGATATATGGGGCGATGCCGTAAATACAGCCAGCCGGATGGAATCAAGCGGAATTCCCGGGAAGGTGAATATTTCAGGCACAACATATAACCTCGTTAAAGACCACTTTAATTGTAGCCATCGTGGAAAAATTGCTGCCAAGAACAAAGGAGAGATTGACATGTACATTGTAGAAAGCGTGCGGGAACCGGTTGAAGTTGAAGAAGTGGTTTTGGTATAA
- a CDS encoding universal stress protein, with amino-acid sequence MSTKRILVPVELTQASDKVAAYAGIIAKKANLELSLLHISRGKSDMDAIEQLKSMAQKLESESSVKCDYLVKEGNLFNEMANVANDPMYSMMIIGSHGSKGIREKLLGSDILKLVKNIPVPVLTIQETGYNFPEKGIQKIVFPASAHTTFDKVIDATVFFAKLFESEVYVYTVEKPGSPWSDVLRSNIEKAISAFERNSINFTRVNEQQSSYSPGYAKQILQYAGKIKADMISVISTPTSEHYYIADSDKERLLTNELQIPVLCVSDKKQV; translated from the coding sequence ATGAGTACAAAAAGAATCCTGGTTCCGGTTGAACTGACCCAGGCATCAGACAAAGTAGCCGCGTATGCAGGTATAATTGCAAAGAAAGCGAACCTTGAACTTTCATTATTACACATTTCGCGTGGCAAATCCGATATGGATGCCATTGAGCAGCTAAAATCAATGGCTCAGAAACTTGAATCGGAATCGTCAGTGAAGTGCGATTATTTGGTGAAAGAAGGAAATCTATTTAATGAGATGGCCAATGTTGCCAACGACCCCATGTATTCAATGATGATCATTGGTTCGCATGGAAGCAAAGGCATAAGAGAGAAATTACTGGGATCGGATATTTTAAAGCTTGTTAAAAACATCCCTGTGCCCGTTCTCACAATACAGGAAACGGGCTATAATTTCCCTGAAAAGGGAATTCAAAAAATCGTATTCCCGGCGAGCGCACACACAACTTTTGATAAAGTCATTGATGCCACGGTTTTTTTTGCGAAACTATTTGAATCGGAGGTATACGTTTATACGGTTGAAAAACCCGGCTCTCCGTGGTCTGATGTGCTTAGGTCAAATATTGAGAAAGCCATCAGCGCTTTTGAACGAAATTCTATCAATTTTACAAGGGTGAATGAGCAACAGAGTTCGTATTCGCCTGGTTATGCAAAACAGATTCTGCAATATGCAGGCAAAATCAAAGCAGATATGATTTCGGTAATATCAACCCCAACATCTGAACATTATTATATTGCCGATAGCGATAAAGAACGGCTTCTTACAAATGAATTGCAGATTCCTGTGCTTTGTGTAAGTGATAAGAAGCAGGTTTAA